In the Cetobacterium sp. NK01 genome, one interval contains:
- a CDS encoding flavocytochrome c → MKTKFLSYFLISTILLGNGMKDGVYIGTGKGYKSDIKTEVIIKNQKIEDIKVISSSDTSIISDAAFNNIKKDIIETQGLGVDMVAGATSSSNGFYRSIIEALKSSGANISELRKIKKEKVLKKEKRELNTDVLVIGGGGAGLAAASSATENGANVILVEKMSFLGGNTILAGGAYNAVDPKRQKPMNIEDSNELFYKQTFEGGDKKGNPKLVKILTDNAYSGIEWLEGKGMKFKDDVFTVLGALYPRSHKPIDPVGTGFILTYEKFLKENNVPILLDTQAKELIIENNRVVGAVVETPEEILTIKSKNGVILATGGFSKNIEYRTKYNPKLTENILSTNTPAATGDGINLSQMANANLIGMEDIQMLPLGDPKTGSLSGNIETTVEDRIFINKKGKRFVAEDERRDVMTNALLNQPDALLYVIVDSQVYPNENDKNNFNESIKELVDENRAIKADSLDELAKKLEIDPEVLIKTIKDYNLAVDKKSDEFGRKLFGKKIEKAPFYAGARIPTIHHTMGGVEINENAEVLNKNGEIIEGLFAAGEVTGGIHGTNRLGGNALADITVFGRIAGEKAANNK, encoded by the coding sequence ATGAAAACAAAATTTTTAAGTTACTTTTTAATTTCTACAATTTTATTAGGAAATGGAATGAAAGATGGAGTTTATATTGGAACGGGGAAAGGGTACAAATCAGATATTAAAACTGAAGTAATAATAAAAAATCAAAAAATAGAAGATATTAAAGTTATTTCAAGTAGTGATACAAGTATAATTTCCGACGCAGCTTTTAATAATATAAAAAAAGATATAATAGAAACTCAAGGTTTAGGTGTTGATATGGTGGCTGGAGCAACATCATCAAGTAATGGATTTTATAGAAGTATTATAGAAGCACTTAAAAGTTCAGGTGCTAATATTTCAGAATTAAGAAAAATTAAAAAAGAAAAAGTATTAAAAAAAGAAAAGAGAGAATTAAATACAGATGTTTTAGTTATTGGAGGAGGAGGAGCTGGACTAGCTGCTGCTTCATCTGCTACTGAAAATGGGGCTAATGTTATTCTAGTTGAAAAAATGAGTTTTTTAGGTGGAAATACTATTTTAGCTGGAGGAGCTTACAATGCTGTAGATCCTAAAAGACAAAAACCAATGAATATTGAAGATTCAAATGAACTTTTTTATAAACAAACTTTTGAAGGTGGGGATAAGAAAGGGAACCCTAAGCTTGTTAAAATTTTAACTGATAATGCTTATTCAGGTATTGAATGGCTTGAGGGTAAGGGAATGAAATTTAAAGATGATGTATTTACAGTTTTAGGTGCTCTTTATCCAAGAAGTCATAAGCCTATAGATCCCGTTGGAACTGGTTTTATCTTAACTTATGAAAAGTTTTTAAAAGAAAACAATGTTCCAATCTTACTAGATACACAAGCTAAAGAACTAATTATTGAAAATAATCGAGTTGTTGGTGCTGTAGTTGAAACTCCTGAAGAGATATTAACTATTAAGAGCAAAAATGGTGTTATTTTAGCCACTGGAGGTTTTTCTAAAAATATTGAGTATAGAACAAAGTATAACCCTAAATTAACAGAAAATATATTATCTACTAATACTCCAGCTGCCACAGGAGATGGAATTAACCTTTCACAAATGGCCAATGCTAATCTAATAGGAATGGAAGATATTCAAATGCTACCATTAGGAGATCCTAAAACAGGAAGTTTAAGTGGAAATATTGAAACAACTGTTGAAGATAGAATTTTTATAAATAAAAAAGGGAAACGATTTGTTGCTGAAGATGAGAGAAGAGATGTTATGACCAATGCTCTTTTAAATCAACCAGATGCATTATTATATGTTATTGTAGATTCACAAGTCTATCCAAATGAAAATGATAAAAATAATTTTAATGAAAGCATTAAAGAGTTAGTTGATGAAAATAGAGCTATTAAGGCTGATTCTTTAGATGAATTAGCTAAAAAACTTGAGATAGATCCTGAAGTTTTAATAAAAACAATAAAGGATTACAACTTAGCTGTTGATAAAAAATCTGATGAATTTGGTAGAAAATTATTTGGTAAAAAAATAGAAAAAGCACCATTTTATGCTGGAGCTAGAATTCCAACAATTCATCATACAATGGGTGGAGTTGAAATTAATGAAAATGCTGAAGTTTTAAATAAAAATGGAGAGATTATAGAAGGGTTATTTGCTGCTGGTGAAGTTACAGGTGGTATTCATGGAACAAATAGACTTGGTGGAAATGCCTTAGCTGATATAACTGTATTTGGAAGAATTGCTGGAGAAAAAGCTGCTAATAATAAATAA
- a CDS encoding AAA family ATPase, with the protein MNIKEIRLENFKNIKNSVIEFRSNLSGIYGPNGTGKTSIVEALEVLKLYFSNTSKYINNNQVLDKILKLMTIGKQNMVIEAIFLFTKILISKF; encoded by the coding sequence ATGAATATAAAAGAAATCCGATTGGAAAATTTTAAAAATATAAAAAATAGTGTAATAGAATTCCGTAGTAATTTATCTGGAATCTATGGTCCTAATGGAACAGGAAAAACATCTATTGTAGAAGCTTTAGAAGTTTTAAAGCTATATTTTAGCAACACTTCTAAATATATAAATAATAACCAGGTTTTAGATAAAATTCTAAAACTTATGACTATAGGTAAACAAAATATGGTTATCGAAGCTATTTTTTTGTTCACGAAGATACTGATTTCAAAGTTTTAG
- a CDS encoding carbohydrate ABC transporter permease, whose amino-acid sequence MNFKNFKTINWMYWPSLILFIALVFYPFAHGIRISFTDWNGFSQGYNYVGMANFKRLFIDNNFFISFKNTIIYGVGSTILQQVIGISYALLLNKDFKGRNLLRAVIYLPVLISGLIMGYMWYFIFQYSDGALNDILLYFNKEANDWLGDPKFGVWIIVFVNSIQYCGVSMVIYLAGLQSISKSYYEAADIDGATAIQKFFNITLPLLKPAIITSFTINLIGGLKLFDAIKALTNGGPGYSSNSISTLVNVAYFRSQMAGYASSMGLALFIFIVFITIIIQKKFTVKEGEL is encoded by the coding sequence ATGAATTTTAAAAACTTTAAAACAATTAACTGGATGTATTGGCCATCTCTTATACTTTTTATAGCTTTGGTTTTCTATCCGTTTGCCCATGGAATAAGAATATCTTTTACTGACTGGAATGGATTTTCTCAAGGATATAATTATGTGGGAATGGCAAACTTTAAAAGACTTTTTATTGATAATAACTTTTTTATATCTTTTAAAAATACTATTATTTATGGAGTTGGAAGTACAATACTTCAACAAGTAATCGGTATTAGTTATGCTTTACTTTTAAATAAAGATTTTAAAGGAAGAAATCTTTTAAGAGCAGTTATATATCTACCTGTTCTAATTTCTGGACTTATTATGGGATATATGTGGTACTTCATTTTCCAATATAGTGATGGTGCTTTAAATGATATACTTTTATACTTTAATAAGGAAGCTAATGATTGGTTAGGTGACCCTAAATTTGGTGTATGGATAATTGTATTCGTTAATAGTATTCAATATTGTGGTGTTTCTATGGTTATATATCTTGCAGGTCTTCAATCTATATCTAAATCTTATTATGAAGCAGCTGATATAGATGGTGCTACTGCTATACAAAAGTTTTTCAATATAACGTTACCTCTTTTAAAACCAGCTATTATAACAAGTTTTACTATAAACTTAATCGGTGGTTTAAAATTATTTGATGCTATAAAAGCTTTAACAAATGGAGGACCCGGATATTCATCAAACTCTATTTCAACTCTTGTTAATGTTGCATACTTTAGATCACAAATGGCTGGATATGCTTCTTCTATGGGACTTGCTTTATTTATATTTATAGTTTTTATAACAATAATTATTCAAAAGAAATTTACTGTTAAAGAGGGTGAATTATAG
- a CDS encoding carbohydrate ABC transporter permease, whose product MNFIKHNLKKLIFGAFVIILGSIHLIPIYITTTVAFKKKTDLSSRWLLPTELYFDNFIHAFEKAELLLAMKNSFIITACSIVLITTLGALAAYPLARHKSVTNKVILNLILAVMMVPPLSILVPLLTTLTRIHGINTYWGIILTLTTFNLPLSIFLYSNFIHTIPKELEEAAMIDGCSKFRTFRTVIFPLLKPITATVIILTGVGIWNDYQFSVYLLQSQKMKVVTLAISSFFSTSSSNLGAAAAGAIIAVLPVIVLYIFLQRYFIAGMTSGSIK is encoded by the coding sequence GTGAACTTTATTAAACATAATTTAAAAAAATTAATTTTTGGAGCTTTTGTAATTATTCTTGGTTCTATTCATCTAATACCTATATATATAACTACAACAGTTGCTTTTAAGAAAAAAACAGATTTAAGCTCTAGATGGCTTTTACCTACGGAATTATATTTTGATAACTTTATACATGCTTTTGAAAAAGCTGAACTACTTCTTGCTATGAAAAATAGTTTTATTATAACTGCTTGTTCTATAGTTTTAATAACTACACTTGGAGCATTAGCTGCATATCCATTAGCAAGACATAAAAGTGTTACAAACAAAGTTATTCTAAATTTAATTCTAGCGGTTATGATGGTTCCACCGCTTAGTATTTTGGTACCTTTATTAACTACCTTAACAAGAATTCATGGAATAAATACTTATTGGGGAATTATTTTAACATTAACAACTTTTAATCTACCACTTAGTATTTTCTTATACAGTAACTTTATTCATACTATACCAAAAGAGTTAGAGGAAGCTGCTATGATTGATGGTTGTAGTAAATTTAGAACTTTCCGTACAGTTATATTTCCACTTTTAAAACCTATAACAGCTACTGTTATTATATTAACTGGTGTTGGAATTTGGAATGACTACCAATTTTCAGTTTATCTTTTACAATCACAAAAGATGAAAGTCGTTACTTTAGCTATATCATCATTTTTTAGTACATCTTCATCAAATCTAGGAGCTGCTGCTGCTGGAGCAATTATTGCTGTTTTACCTGTAATTGTTTTATATATATTCCTACAAAGATATTTCATTGCTGGAATGACAAGTGGATCAATAAAATAA
- a CDS encoding sensor histidine kinase, producing the protein MNSLNCKKIEEFANNESELNSYIEAISSDGIQVNYGNMNINHRGKNIGKRNNFLLQNTLNLNEASLIKTKMGGRHLVYYTIINNTPLILILPLVALENYKYEAFLIQGISMFIAIFISLLFGRYFSKKLTKNLEKLNTAAHKIADLEFVEKLDIESGDEIEELANSIEKMSSELNQSMSSLKSFVGNASHELKTPVSTINMISQNLRENRDLTQSERKKLYNLLIKESEEMNELIQNLLILSKITYSKNLLHYENFNLKELIQKVLYKYELLELEKNIDVNIKGDEDLIIKTDYKFFKIVVENLIQNALKYSLENECIHIEFNQRTLILKNRTYTNLNEEALNLFSPFKRGESSVGKDIEGSGLGLYIVKNILELLNLKYEIKIVEDNFYFIIYLS; encoded by the coding sequence TTGAACTCCCTTAATTGCAAAAAAATAGAGGAGTTTGCAAATAATGAAAGTGAATTAAATAGTTATATTGAAGCTATCAGCTCTGATGGGATTCAAGTAAATTATGGAAATATGAATATCAATCATAGAGGAAAAAATATCGGAAAAAGAAATAATTTTCTTTTACAAAATACATTAAATTTAAATGAAGCATCACTTATAAAAACTAAAATGGGTGGGAGGCACCTAGTCTATTATACTATTATAAATAACACACCTTTAATTTTAATTCTACCTTTAGTTGCATTGGAAAATTATAAATATGAGGCATTTTTAATACAAGGAATATCCATGTTTATAGCAATATTTATAAGTTTATTATTTGGAAGATATTTTTCTAAAAAACTTACTAAAAATTTAGAAAAATTAAATACAGCTGCTCATAAAATAGCAGACTTAGAATTTGTAGAAAAATTAGATATAGAAAGTGGAGATGAAATAGAAGAGTTGGCGAACTCTATTGAAAAGATGTCCTCAGAATTGAATCAATCTATGTCTAGTTTAAAGAGTTTTGTAGGAAATGCTTCTCATGAATTAAAAACACCAGTCTCAACTATAAATATGATTTCACAAAATTTACGAGAAAATAGAGATTTAACTCAAAGTGAAAGAAAAAAGCTATATAATCTTTTAATTAAAGAAAGTGAAGAGATGAATGAACTAATACAGAATTTATTGATTCTTTCAAAAATAACGTACTCAAAAAATCTTTTACATTATGAAAATTTTAATTTAAAGGAATTAATTCAAAAAGTTTTATACAAGTATGAACTTTTAGAACTTGAAAAAAATATTGATGTAAATATAAAAGGCGACGAAGATTTGATTATAAAAACTGATTATAAATTTTTTAAAATAGTAGTAGAAAATTTAATTCAAAATGCTTTGAAGTATTCTTTAGAAAATGAATGTATCCATATAGAATTCAACCAAAGAACTCTTATTTTAAAAAACAGAACTTACACTAATTTGAATGAAGAGGCTTTAAATCTTTTTTCTCCATTTAAAAGAGGGGAAAGTTCAGTGGGAAAAGATATAGAAGGATCAGGATTAGGACTATATATTGTAAAAAATATTTTGGAGTTATTAAATTTGAAATATGAAATAAAAATCGTAGAGGATAATTTTTATTTTATAATTTATTTAAGTTAG
- a CDS encoding ABC transporter substrate-binding protein: MKKIVLSLALLGLLTACGDKEPKAKKKNIVVTSNSHNGEPSSVALEEIIKEYNQNNPEVNIEFIPGSSDYEETMKTKMATNSLPDIFGTHGWSVNRYKEYLEPLNNREWAKYLSPAIAPVITDENDKFYILPLDVDIVGLPYNLDVLEAAGVNPKEIKTTDDFIAALEKVKQIGVTPIYIGGKDSASVGNIYDWIAPGLIILTNDNPQGENLKNGIFDEKAWNQTGEFIKTLVDNGYINRDALTGNEAARALGTGKAAFLFFGTSMINEGNSYNPNARLDFIALPTKDRDQKSYFITGERMALGVWKDSPNKKEALEFLDYLAKPENVSKMATANILPTGLTNAKSDLGKFEDSYNLGDQYQYVGFFDREYLPSGAWETLCSIGASIISGQMTVSEASKKMKEDFDKLKKNK; the protein is encoded by the coding sequence ATGAAAAAAATAGTTCTATCATTGGCACTTTTGGGTCTTCTTACTGCATGTGGTGATAAAGAGCCTAAAGCTAAAAAGAAAAATATAGTTGTCACAAGTAATTCTCACAATGGTGAGCCATCTTCTGTTGCTTTAGAAGAAATTATAAAAGAATATAATCAAAATAATCCAGAAGTTAATATCGAATTTATACCAGGATCTTCAGATTATGAAGAAACTATGAAAACCAAAATGGCTACAAACTCTTTACCTGATATATTTGGTACCCATGGTTGGTCTGTAAATAGATATAAAGAATATCTAGAGCCTTTAAATAATAGAGAGTGGGCAAAATATTTAAGTCCAGCTATTGCTCCTGTTATTACCGATGAAAATGATAAATTTTATATATTACCTCTTGATGTTGATATAGTTGGGCTACCTTATAACTTAGATGTTTTAGAAGCTGCTGGAGTAAATCCAAAAGAGATTAAAACTACCGATGATTTTATTGCTGCTCTTGAAAAAGTAAAACAAATTGGCGTAACACCAATATATATAGGAGGAAAAGATTCTGCTTCTGTTGGAAATATATATGACTGGATAGCTCCAGGTCTTATTATCTTAACTAATGATAATCCACAAGGTGAAAACCTTAAAAATGGAATTTTTGATGAAAAAGCTTGGAATCAAACTGGTGAATTTATTAAAACTCTTGTAGATAATGGTTATATAAATAGAGATGCATTAACAGGAAATGAGGCTGCTAGAGCTCTTGGAACTGGAAAAGCTGCATTTTTATTCTTTGGAACTTCTATGATTAATGAAGGAAATAGCTATAATCCTAATGCTAGACTTGATTTTATTGCATTACCCACTAAAGATAGAGATCAAAAATCATATTTTATTACTGGTGAAAGAATGGCCCTTGGTGTTTGGAAAGATTCTCCAAACAAAAAAGAAGCTTTAGAATTCTTAGATTATTTAGCAAAACCAGAAAATGTATCTAAAATGGCAACCGCAAATATTTTACCTACTGGACTTACAAATGCTAAAAGTGATCTTGGAAAGTTTGAAGATAGCTACAATTTAGGAGATCAATATCAATATGTTGGTTTCTTTGATCGAGAGTACTTACCTAGTGGAGCTTGGGAAACTCTTTGTTCTATTGGAGCTTCTATTATATCTGGACAAATGACTGTTTCTGAAGCTTCTAAAAAAATGAAAGAAGATTTTGATAAATTGAAAAAAAATAAATAA
- a CDS encoding response regulator transcription factor — protein MKKILIVEDEINLANSINLFLKNQNFKIIMIHDGKEAIEKFYDETPDLVLLDINLPNINGWDICDEIRCNSDIPVIMMTARDSEFDELKGLELGADDYITKPVNLKILLARIKRILKIDDKSSYYYNGLGFDSRTLELTINGEKVELSPKESQILEYFIKNKGFVLSREKLINEIWGFDYEGDDRVVDTLIKRLRKKMGIFSERIKTLRGMGYSYDEDKI, from the coding sequence ATAAAAAAGATATTAATAGTAGAGGATGAAATAAATTTAGCTAATTCTATAAATCTTTTTTTGAAAAATCAAAATTTCAAAATAATCATGATTCATGATGGAAAAGAAGCTATTGAGAAGTTCTATGATGAGACTCCAGATCTTGTACTTTTAGATATAAACCTACCAAATATAAATGGATGGGATATATGTGATGAAATTAGATGTAACTCTGATATTCCGGTTATTATGATGACTGCTCGAGATAGTGAATTTGATGAATTAAAAGGTTTAGAATTAGGAGCTGATGACTATATCACAAAACCAGTTAATCTAAAAATCTTGTTAGCTAGAATAAAAAGAATTTTAAAAATAGATGATAAAAGTAGTTACTATTATAATGGATTGGGTTTCGATAGTAGAACTTTAGAACTTACAATAAATGGGGAAAAGGTAGAGCTATCTCCCAAGGAAAGTCAGATATTAGAGTATTTTATTAAAAATAAAGGTTTTGTTTTAAGTCGAGAGAAACTGATAAACGAAATTTGGGGATTCGATTACGAAGGAGACGATAGGGTAGTAGATACTCTGATAAAAAGATTAAGAAAAAAAATGGGGATTTTTAGTGAAAGGATTAAGACTCTCCGTGGGATGGGATATTCATATGATGAAGATAAGATTTAA
- a CDS encoding AAA family ATPase, with product MSSFLHTDVKKLEDPKFKILKDSFENLKIVENLIKNIVVVTLSKQALYKDTLVIPINYGNGSDLDTINYSTQDNIFNKKDVDSLKRAAKNIDKLLSIIIPDSRFILEEKVVGVDENDERTAINLFLIKKGIKIPLTLESTGTIKLVSLLSILIVYIQNEKAIIVIDELDIHIFEYLLAVLLETMAPLAKGQLIFTGHNLLPMEKLGKDSIIIATESNDDIVYTFMKGISNSTNIRQKYLRSQALWSEDNIEPLHLNIPALNVFVKGLVLKNGN from the coding sequence TTGAGTTCATTCTTACATACTGATGTAAAAAAATTAGAAGATCCTAAATTTAAAATTCTGAAAGATTCATTTGAAAATTTAAAAATAGTTGAAAATTTAATTAAAAATATTGTTGTAGTTACTTTATCAAAACAAGCTCTTTATAAGGATACACTAGTTATTCCTATCAATTATGGAAATGGTTCTGATTTAGATACTATAAATTACTCTACTCAAGATAACATTTTCAATAAAAAAGATGTAGACTCTTTGAAAAGAGCTGCTAAAAATATAGATAAACTGCTTTCAATTATTATTCCTGATTCTAGGTTTATACTTGAAGAAAAAGTTGTTGGAGTCGATGAAAATGACGAAAGAACTGCTATCAACTTGTTCCTAATAAAAAAAGGTATCAAAATTCCTTTAACATTGGAATCTACTGGTACAATTAAGCTTGTATCTCTTTTATCTATTTTAATTGTATATATACAAAATGAAAAAGCTATTATTGTTATAGACGAACTAGATATTCATATCTTTGAATATCTATTAGCTGTATTACTAGAAACAATGGCACCTTTAGCTAAAGGACAGCTTATTTTCACAGGGCATAATCTTTTACCTATGGAAAAATTAGGTAAGGATTCTATTATAATTGCCACTGAATCTAATGATGATATAGTTTACACATTTATGAAAGGAATTTCAAATAGCACTAACATTAGACAAAAGTATTTACGTTCTCAAGCTTTATGGAGTGAAGACAATATAGAACCTCTTCATTTAAATATTCCAGCTTTAAATGTCTTTGTAAAAGGGTTGGTGTTAAAAAATGGCAATTAA
- a CDS encoding alpha-galactosidase, with amino-acid sequence MNIFFNSNNMEFHLQNDKISYIIKVLGTGDLGHLYFGKRLNHRENFSNMLQIFEHQVPYTPEQIDGVSGFALDTLKQEFPAFGTGDYREPAYVILQENGSRVTDYKFSKYEIFNRKPSLKGLPQTYLENDDEAKTLQITLKDKHLNSEIILSYTIYKNYPIITRNSNIINNGSSPLTLERFLSFNMDIPQKNYELMHLSGAWARERHVVTTPINQNRISIDSKRGASSSNNNPFIALKEIGADEFKGEYIGVNLVYSGNFLAQVEKDHYDNIRINMGINPFNFSWILEKDETFEAPEVVMCYSDSGLNTLSQNYHKFYQNNLIRGEWKHKARPILINNWEATYFDFDEDKIVQIAIKAKELGVELFVLDDGWFGTRNGDTSGLGDWWSNLSKLPSGVEGLSKKIDEMGMKFGLWFEPEMVNPDTDLYRQHPEWALSIPNRKPTLSRNQLTLDLGRAEVRDYLYEKLSKILRESKISYIKWDMNRNMTDVWSGVLEGKRQGETAHRYILGVYDLMERLTTEFPHILFESCAGGGNRFDAGMLYYMPQIWTSDDTDAVERLKIQYGTSIIYPISSMGAHVSAVPNHQTGRITSIDTRANVAFFGAFGYELDLNHITDDEANSVKRQIEFFKENRELLQFGTFHRIESPFENGFQNVSWIMVNKDQSEAILGVYRIHSIPNPSFDKAFAAGLNPDFKYKIEHEDILGEIFYGDELMYSGIKFRKIGIDTHDSKNLEKLGDYSSKIIKITKI; translated from the coding sequence ATGAATATATTTTTTAATTCTAATAACATGGAGTTTCATTTACAAAATGATAAGATTAGTTATATTATAAAAGTTTTAGGTACTGGTGATTTAGGTCATCTATATTTTGGTAAAAGATTAAATCACAGAGAAAATTTCTCAAATATGCTTCAAATATTTGAACATCAAGTTCCTTATACTCCTGAACAAATTGATGGTGTATCTGGATTTGCTTTAGATACTTTAAAACAAGAGTTTCCAGCTTTTGGAACAGGTGACTACAGAGAGCCAGCATATGTAATATTACAAGAAAACGGTAGTAGAGTTACTGATTATAAATTTTCTAAATATGAGATTTTTAATAGAAAACCAAGCTTAAAAGGTCTCCCACAAACTTATCTTGAAAATGATGATGAAGCTAAAACATTACAGATAACATTAAAAGATAAGCACTTAAATTCAGAGATTATATTATCATATACTATATATAAAAATTATCCAATTATTACAAGAAACTCTAATATTATAAATAATGGATCTTCTCCTTTAACTTTAGAAAGATTTTTAAGTTTTAACATGGATATTCCACAAAAAAATTATGAACTTATGCATCTTTCTGGTGCTTGGGCTAGAGAAAGACATGTTGTTACAACACCTATAAATCAAAATAGAATATCTATTGATAGTAAAAGAGGAGCTAGTAGTTCTAATAATAACCCTTTTATAGCATTAAAAGAGATTGGTGCTGATGAATTTAAAGGTGAATACATTGGAGTTAACCTTGTTTATAGTGGAAACTTCTTAGCTCAAGTTGAAAAAGATCACTACGATAATATTAGAATTAATATGGGAATAAATCCTTTTAATTTCTCGTGGATTTTAGAAAAAGATGAAACTTTTGAAGCACCTGAAGTTGTTATGTGCTACTCAGACTCTGGACTTAATACACTTAGTCAAAATTATCATAAATTCTATCAAAATAATCTTATTAGAGGAGAATGGAAACATAAAGCTAGACCTATTTTAATAAATAATTGGGAAGCTACATATTTTGATTTTGATGAAGATAAAATAGTTCAAATAGCTATAAAAGCAAAAGAATTAGGAGTAGAACTTTTTGTTTTAGATGATGGTTGGTTTGGTACTAGAAATGGAGATACTTCTGGACTAGGTGACTGGTGGAGTAATTTATCAAAATTACCTAGTGGTGTAGAAGGACTTTCTAAAAAAATAGATGAAATGGGTATGAAATTTGGTCTTTGGTTTGAACCTGAAATGGTAAATCCTGACACAGATCTTTATAGACAGCATCCTGAGTGGGCTCTTTCTATACCAAATAGAAAACCAACTTTAAGTAGAAATCAGTTAACCCTAGATTTAGGTAGAGCTGAAGTTAGAGATTACCTTTATGAAAAACTTTCAAAAATATTAAGAGAATCTAAAATATCTTACATTAAGTGGGATATGAATAGAAATATGACTGATGTATGGTCTGGTGTTTTAGAAGGTAAAAGACAGGGTGAAACCGCACATAGATATATTCTTGGAGTATATGACTTAATGGAAAGATTAACTACTGAGTTCCCTCATATTTTATTTGAATCTTGTGCTGGTGGTGGAAATAGATTTGATGCTGGTATGCTTTATTATATGCCACAGATATGGACAAGTGATGATACTGATGCTGTTGAAAGATTAAAAATACAATATGGTACATCAATAATTTATCCTATATCGTCTATGGGAGCTCATGTATCAGCTGTTCCTAATCATCAAACAGGTAGAATCACATCTATTGATACTAGAGCAAATGTTGCATTCTTTGGTGCTTTCGGTTATGAACTTGATTTAAATCATATAACGGATGATGAAGCTAATTCTGTTAAAAGACAAATAGAATTTTTTAAAGAAAATAGAGAATTATTACAATTTGGAACTTTCCATAGAATTGAATCACCATTTGAAAATGGGTTCCAAAATGTATCTTGGATTATGGTAAATAAAGATCAATCAGAAGCTATCTTAGGTGTTTATAGAATTCATTCTATTCCAAATCCAAGTTTTGATAAAGCTTTTGCTGCTGGATTAAATCCAGATTTTAAATATAAAATTGAGCATGAAGATATCTTAGGAGAAATTTTCTACGGAGATGAACTTATGTATTCTGGTATTAAATTTAGAAAAATTGGTATAGATACTCATGATTCTAAGAATTTAGAAAAACTTGGAGATTATAGTAGTAAAATTATCAAGATAACAAAAATATAG